One stretch of Nocardia mangyaensis DNA includes these proteins:
- the proC gene encoding pyrroline-5-carboxylate reductase, with product MTRIAVVGGGRIGEALVAGLLESGRATKDLVVVEPSAPRAAQLAERFKVRVSGSVAEAVVGADIVVVAVKPGVVDSVLTDLSKADLDSGSDQVLVSLAAGVTTARLESKLPAGFAVVRVMPNTPMLVGQGMSVIAPGRYADDEQLEQVGAMLEAVGKVVTVAESQMDAVTAVSGSGPAYFFLVVEAMIDAGVGLGLTRDVASELVVQTMIGSAALLDETGQSAVDLRAAVTSPGGTTAAALRELERGALRSTFIEALQAARHRSAEHGASNE from the coding sequence CGGATCGGTGAGGCGCTGGTCGCCGGATTGCTGGAATCCGGCCGGGCGACGAAGGATCTGGTCGTCGTCGAGCCGTCGGCGCCGCGGGCCGCGCAGCTCGCCGAGCGCTTCAAGGTGCGGGTGAGCGGATCGGTCGCCGAGGCGGTCGTCGGCGCCGACATCGTCGTGGTCGCGGTCAAGCCCGGCGTGGTCGACTCGGTGCTGACCGACCTGTCCAAGGCCGATCTGGACAGCGGCAGCGACCAGGTGCTCGTCTCGCTGGCCGCCGGTGTCACCACCGCCAGGCTCGAATCCAAACTGCCCGCCGGGTTCGCCGTGGTGCGGGTCATGCCCAACACTCCGATGCTGGTCGGACAGGGCATGAGCGTGATCGCGCCCGGCCGCTACGCCGATGACGAGCAGCTCGAGCAGGTCGGCGCGATGCTCGAAGCCGTGGGTAAGGTGGTGACGGTGGCCGAATCACAGATGGACGCGGTCACCGCGGTGTCGGGTTCGGGACCGGCGTATTTCTTTCTCGTCGTCGAGGCGATGATCGATGCCGGTGTCGGCCTGGGGCTGACGCGCGATGTGGCCAGCGAACTGGTCGTGCAGACCATGATCGGTTCGGCCGCGCTGCTGGACGAGACCGGGCAGAGCGCGGTCGATCTGCGGGCCGCGGTCACCTCGCCCGGTGGGACGACGGCGGCGGCCCTGCGTGAGCTCGAGCGCGGCGCGCTGCGCTCGACGTTCATCGAGGCGTTGCAGGCCGCCAGGCATCGTTCCGCCGAACATGGCGCGTCGAACGAATGA